A stretch of DNA from Streptomyces gobiensis:
ACCTCGTCCGAGACCAGCAGCACGTCGTACTGGTCGCAGATCTCCCGGACCCGCTGGAAGTAACCGGGCGGCGGCGGGAAGCAGCCACCGGCGTTCTGCACCGGCTCCAGGAAGACCGCGGCGACGGTCTCCGGGCCCTCGAAGAGGATCTCCTGCTCGATCTGGTCGGCGGCCCAGCGGCCGAAGGCCTCGGGGTCGTCACCGTGGATCGGGGCGCGGTAGATGTTGGTGTTCGGCACCTTGTGCGCGCCGGGGACCAGCGGCTCGAAGGGCGCCTTGAGCGCGGGCAGACCGGTGATGGACAGGGCGCCCTGCGGGGTGCCGTGGTAGGCGACGGCCCGCGAGATCACCTTGTATTTGGTGTGGTTGCCGGTGAGCTTGTGGTACTGCTTCGCCAGCTTCCAGGCCGTCTCAACGGCCTCGCCGCCGCCGGTGGTGAAGAAGACCTTGTTGAGATCGCCCGGGGCGTACTGGGCCAGCCGCTCCGCGAGCTCGACGGCCTTGGGGTGGGCGTAGGACCAGATGGGAAAGAAGGCGAGGTCCTGCGCCTGCTTATAGGCGGCCTCAGCCAGCTCGGTACGGCCGTGCCCGGCCTGCACGACGAACAGCCCGGCGAGCCCGTCGAGGTAGCGCTTTCCCTTGTCGTCGTAGATGTAGGTGCCCTCACCGCGGACTATGGTCGGCACGGGGGCGTTCTGGTACGACGACATGCGCGTGAAGTGCATCCACAGATGGTCGTACGCGGTTTTGGAGGAGTCCTTGCTCACGGTTATCGAGTTCCCCAGGTGTAGGTCTGCTTGCGCAGCTTGAGGTAGACGAAGCTCTCGGTGGACCGCACGCCGGGCAGCGTCCGGATCCGCCTGTTGATCATTTCGAGAAGATGGGCGTCGTCCTCGCAGACGATCTCCACGATGAGGTCGAAGGACCCCGCCGTGATGACGACGTAGTCCACCTCTTCTATCTCGGCGAGCGCGTCGGCCACCGGCTCGAGATCTCCTTCAACGTTGATACCGACCATCGCCTGCCGCATAAAGCCGACGGTGAGCGGATCGGTGACGGCGACGATCTGCATAGCGCCCTGGTCGAGCAGCTTCTGTACGCGCTGTCGTACGGCCGCTTCGGAGAGGCCTACGGCCTTCCCGATGGCGGCGTACGGGCGGCGCCCGTCCTCCTGGAGCTGTTCAATGATTGCCAGGGAGACGGCGTCGATCGATGAGGTGCCGTTCACGCTTTTAAGGTCACGAGCCTTGGAGTCACGAGCCACGTTCCTCACTGTGCATGAGGACTGCTCCGTCGCGCAACCCTTCTGCAATGTAATTCGTTGTTGATGGGGTCACAAAGAACTGATTTCGTTGTTGCAGAGTGTCGGCCCTGTTGAAAACGTGCGTCGGGCGGTTAGGGTGGATGTCTCACCCAATGGACAACGGAGCAGGAGGGGTGCGAAGTGACCACCGAGCTGCGTCGGCTGCGCAACTACATCGACGGCGAGTTCCGGGACGCCGCGGACGGGCGGACCACCGAGGTGGTGGACCCGGCGACCGGCGAGACGTACGCGACGGCGGCGCTCTCCGGTGCCGCGGACGTCGACGCCGCCATGGCCGCCGCCGAGGCGGCCTTCCCGGCCTGGCGTGACGCCACCCCGGGCGCTCGTCAGCTGGCCCTGCTCAAGATCGCCGACGCCCTGGAGGCGCGGTCGGATGAGCTGCTGGCCGTCGAGTGCAAGGACACCGGCAAGCCGCTGGAGCTGACCCGGCAGGAAGAGCTGCCGATGATGCTCGACCAGATCCGCTTCTTCGCGGGCGCGGCCCGGATGCTGGAGGGCAAGTCCGCGGGCGAGTACATGGACGGTCTGACGTCTTTCGTCCGGCGTGAGCCCATCGGCGTCTGCGCCCAGGTCGCGCCGTGGAACTACCCGATGATGATGGCCGTATGGAAGTTCGCCCCGGCGCTCGCCGCGGGCAACACGGTCGTCCTCAAGCCGTCGGACACCACCCCGGCCTCCGCGGTCTTCATGGCCGAGGTGATCGGGGAGATTCTGCCCAAGGGCGTCTTCAACGTCGTCTGCGGCGACCGGGACACCGGCCGGCTGATGGTCGAGCACAAGACCCCGGCGATGGCCTCCATCACCGGTTCGGTCCGGGCGGGTATGGAGGTCGCCGGCAGCGCCGCCAAGGACGTCAAGCGCGTCCATCTGGAGCTGGGCGGCAAGGCACCGGTCGTGGTCTTCGACGACGCCGATATCGCCACGGCCGTCGAGGGCATCCGCGACGCGGGCTTCTTCAACGCCGGCCAGGACTGCACCGCCGCCACCCGGGTGCTGGTCCAGGAGGGCTTGCACGACGAGTTCGTGGCTGCCCTTGCCAAGGCCGCGGGCGAGGTCAAAACGGGCGACCCGGGCGACGAGGACTGCTTCTACGGCGCGCTGAACAACCCGGTCCACCTGGAGAAGGTGCAGGGCTTCATCGACCGTCTCCCGGCTCACGCCAAGGTCGAGACCGGCGGTGAGCGCGTCGGCGACAAGGGCTACTTCTTCGCCCCGACCGTCGTCTCCGGCCTCAAGCAGGATGATGAGATCATCCAGAACGAGGTCTTCGGCCCCGTCATCACCGTCCAGAAGTTCACGGACGAGGCGCAGGCCGTCGACTGGTCCAACGACATCGAGTACGCGCTGTCCTCCTCGGTGTGGACCAAGGACCATGGCCGCGCGATGCGGATGTCCAAGAAGCTCGACTTCGGCTGTGTGTGGATCAACACCCACATCCCGCTGGTCGCCGAGATGCCGCACGGCGGCTACAAGAAGTCCGGCTACGGCAAGGACCTGTCCGCGTACGGCTTCGAGGACTACACCCGCATCAAGCACGTGATGACCTCCCTCGGGGCATGATGACGGCCTGACGGCCTGACAGGCGCACGGGGCGGGGAACGACGCACTGTCCTTCCCCGCCCCTTCGTCATGCGCCCTGCCGCTCCGCCGGGACGACCGCGCGGACCGCCTCCCGCAGCACGTCGAGGAGGGCGTCCTCGTCCTGCGCCGTGGTCCGCGGGTTGATCATGCAGATCCGCAGCACCGTGCGGCCGTGCACGGCCGTGGTGTGCAGCCCGATCCGGTTGGACGCCATGGTGTGGTCCGCGATGGCCCGGTTCACCTCGTTCAGCGCCTCGGTACCCCCCTCACCGCCGGGGGAGCCGCCGGTGTAGCGGAAGGTCAGGGTCGCCAGCTGGGGCCCGGTCTCCACGCGCCAGCCCGGTTCCGCGACGATCCGGCCGGCCAGCCGCTCCGCCCGCCGGAACGCACCGTCCACCGCCGCCCGGAAGGAGTCCGCGCCGAATGTCTTCAGCGACATCCACAGCTTGAGCGCGCGGAAGGACCGGGTGAGCTGGATGCCGTGGTCGTAGAAGTTGATCTCGTTCTCGTCCGCGTCCAGGTCGGCGAGATAGTCGGGCACCACCCGGTAGGTGTCGCGCAGCGTGCGCGCGTCCTTGACCAGCAGACCGCCGATCTCGAACGGCTGGAACCACCACTTGTGCGGATCGATGGAGAGCGAGTCCAGCTCCTCGATGCCGCTCAGCGCCCGCCGCCCCTCCGGGATGATCGCGGCGGCGGCCCCGAAGGCGCCGTCACCGTGCAGCCATATCTCCTCCTCGCGGCACACCCGCGCGAGCTCGGGCAGCGGGTCCACGGCCGCGGTGCGCGTGGTGCCGACGTTGGCGACGACACAGAAGGGCCGCCACCCCTCGGCCCGGTCCGCGCGGAGCATCTCCCGCAGCGCGGCCACGTCCATGGTCAGGTCCTCGCGGGTGGGGACCATCCGCAGCTGCTCCGGCTCCATGCCGAGAATGCGGGCGGAGCGGATGAAGCAGGAATGGCTCTGCTCGGTCACGTACAGGGTGCCGCGGGCCAGCCCGCGGTCGCCGAGCCGGTTGTACCGGGCGGTCGCCAGCGCGGTCAGATTCGCCATGCTGCCCCCGGTGGTGAACAGGCCGCCGCCCTCCGGGAGCCCGCACATCTCGCGCAGCCAGCGCAGCGCCGCGAGCTCCACGGCCGCCGGGCCGGAGCCCTCGGCCCAGTTCCCGGCGAAGACATTGAAGCCGGAGGCCAGCGTGTCGGCGACCACGGCGACGAAGTTGCTCGCGCTGGGCACGGTCGCGAAGTACCGGGGGTGATCCTGGGCCACGATCTGCGAGAGCACCCGCTCCCGCACCACGTCCAGCACCTTGTGCGGATCGTCGCCCTGTGCGGGCAGCGGCTCGTGCAGGATGTCGCCGAGCTCGGTGGCTGTGCTGGTAGCGCCGATAGGCCGGTCGGGCAGCGAGATGTAGTGGTCGACGACCGCCCGGACGGCGTCGTCCCCCAGGGCTGTCATCTGCACCGGGTCGAGGGTGAGGCGCGGATTCGTATCCATCATGGTCCTTGGCGTCGGAAGCGTCGGAAGCGTCGGAAGCGCCGGGAGGGTTCCGGTGCTGCGGTCATGCGGTGGGTGTGGCCGGTGTGGGCATGGTGGGTGCTGCGGGTCCGGTGGGTCCGGCGGCCCCGGCCAGGAGGTAGTCCCGGCAGTCGGTGCCGATGACCTCGCCGGTGAAGCGGGGGGTGCGGCCGTAGACCACCCAGGTGGTGGTGACTTCGCCGATCATGGCGCCGAGCCGCAGCCTGCCGTCCGACAGCTCCAGATACTCGGTGGTGGTGACGCCCGCGTCGTAGTGGCCTTCCAGGAGCTTGCGACCGACGACAGGCTTGGAGACCTCCTCCACCACCGTTTCCCAGGCTCCGGCATCCACATAGCCGGCGGTGGCCGGTACCAGGCCCAGGGAGCGGTGCTCGGTCACGTCGCTGCGCAGCAGCAGCGCGATTGGCTTCGTGGGGTAGATGAAGGTGTCCACGACCGGGGCCTCCTGCCAGGCCCGCTCCGTCGCCAGGTGCACATTCAGATGGGCGCTGCACTGGACGACGTAGTCCGCGCGGTCCGCCCGCAGTTCATCGATGGCCGCGACCAGATCGGAACACAGTGAGATCCGCGCCGATTCCGTCAGCCGGTGGAACCTCAGATACGCCCGTACGGCGTTCTCGTGGCAACTGCCCTCCGGGCCCAGGGTGAGAAAGCGCAAGGGCCGCTCGGGACGCTCGGGCGTGCTCGTCATCGGGGCGTGCCTCCTGGTCCGTCTGGTCCGTCTGGTCCGTCTGGCCGGTCGATGATGTCCGTCTCCCGTCGGCAGGCCTCGGCGATCAGCAGCCGGGCGAGCTCGCGGCCGAACTCCCCGGACAGCTCCCGCTCGGTGGCGTGCTCCGCGTAGGCGGCCGTGACCTGGTCGATACGGCTCGGCTGCATCATCGGCACCCCGGACCGTCGCTTCACCTCACCGATCTCGTCGCAAATGCACAGCCGTTGGGCGATCACGTCCATCACCTGCCGGTCCGTCGCGTCCAGCCGCGCGCGCAGCCGGTTCAGTTCTGCCTCGGCGCTGTCGTCCGCGACCGTCGGCTGTGCTCCGTGTGCGGGTGTCATACGGCCATCCCCTCCGCCAAGAGATACGTGCTTTCCTCCAGGGAGCGCGGCACATAGCCGCCCTCCTGGACGAGGACCACAGGGGCCCGCAGGTCCGTCAGCGCCTGACCGATGCCGCGCCAGACCTGGGGCCGAAGACTCCAGGAGCCGTGCGGGTCATCGGCGAGGATGTCGAAGCCCGCCGAGACCACCACGGCGTCCGGCGCCGTGCCCCGTACCAGGTCCATGAGCTGGGCCAGCAGCTCCAGATAGCGCCCTTCGTCCACCGGGCTCGGCAGGCCGATCAGCCCCTCGCGACGGGGGAAGGCGTACGGGAAGTCCTCGCCCCGGTCGGAGTGGATCGAGTAGTAGTCCGTGTCCGTGCGGGCGTCGGCGCAGGCGAGGGTGCCATTGCCCAGGTGATAGTCGAGGTCGACCACGGCCACCCGGCCGGCCCCGCCCCGGGCGAGCACCTCCACCGCGACCATCGCGTTGTTGACGAAGCAGTAGCCGCCGTGCCAGTTGGGTCCGGCATGGTGGCCGGGGGGTCGGCAGGGCGCGTAGACAGCGGACCGGGTGTGCACGGCGTGCTGTGCCGCTGCGGCGGCCAGGGCCGCTCCCGCGCGGGCCGCCCGCCACGCACCGGCCGGCAGTGGGGTGTCTTGGGCCAGCCCCGGCGCCGCGAACCCGGCCACGGTCTCCCCGGCGTCCCGCGCGTCGGCGTCCGCGAGGTGGTCCAGCAGCGCGGTGCCGTGCACCGCGGACAGCAGCGTCCGCAGCTCGTCGTCGCTGGGCCCGTCGGCCCGCACCGCTCCCGCCCCTGCCCGCTGGAGCCCGGCGACGGCCGACTTGCTGCGCTCCGGCGTTTCCCACGACGGGTGGCCGGTACCGGTCCGGTCCAGGGTCCAGGGCACCGTGAAGCCCCCGTCGGCTGTGCCGGAGCACTCGATGTACTCCAGCATCAGTCGACCTCCAAAGTCATCCGTGGGCCGAGCTCCCGGAATCCCTGGCCGAGGTAGAAGCGCTGGGTCCGGGCGGAACCGGGGAAGGCCGGGCGGGGCAGGCCCACTTCGAGACGGGTCAGCCCCTCTTTGCGGGCCCGCTCGCGCAGGCCTTCGATCAGCAGGGATCCCACCCGCTGGGAACGGGACCGTGGGTCGGCCCACAGCTCCTCGATGGCGATGTAGTCGCCGCCCGTCCGCAGGGCGGTGATCCGGGACCAGCTCAGCAGGCCGACGATGCCCGGCTGATGCGGCACGGTCGCGACGAGCACCCCGCCGCCCGGATAGCCCGGGGTGAGGATCTTGTCCAGGGCGGTGCCCATCCCGGGCACCTGCCGGTCCTGGTCACCGGTCAGTTCGCGCAGCAGTTCATGGACCGCCTCCAGGATGTGCGGGCGGTCGGCGGGCTGGGCGTCACGGATGTCGACGTGCGTGGTCATGCGGTGCGCTCCTTGTCTTCTCGCTCGGGTGCGTCCTCGCCTCGGCTGTGCAACCGCCCGGGATCCGCGTCGAGGCACTTCAGAAGGGCGGATGCCTTGAGCACGGTCTCCCGGTATTCCTCGTCCGGGTCGGACATGGCCGTAATGGCCCCGCCGGTGCCCAGCCGGGTCGCGTCGGGATCGCAGATCAGCGTGCGGATCACGATGTTGAGGTCCGCGGTGCCGTTGAAGCCGAGAAAGCCGAGACAGCCCGAGTAGACGCCGCGCGGCACGGGCTCCAGCTCGTCGAGCAGCTCGACGGTCCGTTTCTTCGGAGCTCCGGTCATCGAGCCTCCGGGGAAGAGGGCCCGCACGCAGTCGACCGTGTCCCGACCCTCCTGGAGCCGCCCGCGCACGGTGCTGACCAGCTGGTGGACGGTGGCGTAGGACTCGACCCCCATCAGGGCGGTGACCTCGACCGTGCCGGGACGGCACACCCGGCCCAGATCGTTGCGGAGCAGATCCACGATCATGAGGTTCTCGCTGCGGGTCTTCTCGTCCGCGCGCAGCCGATGGGCGATGTGACGGTCCCGTTCCGGATCGGGGTGGCGCGCCGCGGTGCCCTTGATCGGCTTGGTCTCCGCCCAGCCGTCGGCGCCGACGCTGAGGAAGCGCTCCGGAGACGCGCTGAGCACGCTGCGTCGGCCGCTGCGGAAGTACGCCGCGTAGGGTGCCGGGTTGGTCTGCCTCAGCCGCAGATACGCCGCCGCCGGGTCGACCGGCCCGCGGAGCTCGATGCCGTAGGTGTAGCACGCTTCGTAGCTGTCGCCGGCGGAGAGCCAGCCGTGTACCTCGGCCAGATGCCGCCGGTAGTCCTCGCGGCTCACCGACGAGGTCACCGATTCCGGGGCACCGGCCACCGGCTGCCCGGCGTCCGCCTCGTCCCGCGCGTCGGACAGCTCGGCAAGCTGTGCCTCGTACCCGTCGAACCACTCCTGCGCCTCGGCGGCCGGACCGCCCACATGCACCAGCCATGCCGCACCCGTGACATGGTCGGCTGCCAAGAACCGTCGTACGGTGAGGAATTCGGCGTCCGGGCCGTGTGGGTCAGGTCGTAGTCGGCCCAGTCCGGTGGCGGACTTCACCCCGTACCCCAGATAGCCCACGAGTCCGCCGAGGAAGGGCAGCGGGAACTGGTCCGGGTCCACCCGGTGCGCATCGAGACGCTTGCGCAGCGCCTCGAACAGATCGCCGTGCTGGCGTGTGACGCGGTCCCCGGACACCTCCTCCAGCTCCTCGGTACCGGCGTGGTAGCGCAGGACCGGATCACGGAGGGTGTCGACCGAGCCGAGATAGCTATACCGGCCCATGCCGTAGGCGGCGCGGGCGCTGTCCAGCCAGAACGCGTGCGTGTCCTGGGCGTGCAGCGCGCTGAAGACCCGGTCCAGGGGTATCTCCAGCCGCAGCTGCCGCGCGTGCACCGGGGTGGCGCCGCTGTCGTCGGAGGCCGTCCGCTCCGCGTGCCGCCACGCGGAGGGCCGCTTCTCGGAAGCGTTACGGCCCTGCAGGGCAAGGAAGTTGGCAATGAGGCGGCGCCCGTGCTCCGTCTCGATCGACTCGGGGTGGAACTGCAGTCCGTGCACGGGGCGGTCACGGTGCCTCAGCCCCATCACCACACCGTCCTTCGCCCGGGCCGTCACCAC
This window harbors:
- the pabB gene encoding aminodeoxychorismate synthase component I — encoded protein: MNQPTAGPRVLLVDNYDSYTWNLYQLIWQVSGTAPVTLTNDGFTPDEVLAEDFTHLVISPGPGTPENPDDIGQVLELISRFDGPVLGVCLGHQALVAAHGGRVDRAPEPMHGRLSGVEHDGTGLFDGIPQGFQCVRYHSLAVREPLPDELVVTARAKDGVVMGLRHRDRPVHGLQFHPESIETEHGRRLIANFLALQGRNASEKRPSAWRHAERTASDDSGATPVHARQLRLEIPLDRVFSALHAQDTHAFWLDSARAAYGMGRYSYLGSVDTLRDPVLRYHAGTEELEEVSGDRVTRQHGDLFEALRKRLDAHRVDPDQFPLPFLGGLVGYLGYGVKSATGLGRLRPDPHGPDAEFLTVRRFLAADHVTGAAWLVHVGGPAAEAQEWFDGYEAQLAELSDARDEADAGQPVAGAPESVTSSVSREDYRRHLAEVHGWLSAGDSYEACYTYGIELRGPVDPAAAYLRLRQTNPAPYAAYFRSGRRSVLSASPERFLSVGADGWAETKPIKGTAARHPDPERDRHIAHRLRADEKTRSENLMIVDLLRNDLGRVCRPGTVEVTALMGVESYATVHQLVSTVRGRLQEGRDTVDCVRALFPGGSMTGAPKKRTVELLDELEPVPRGVYSGCLGFLGFNGTADLNIVIRTLICDPDATRLGTGGAITAMSDPDEEYRETVLKASALLKCLDADPGRLHSRGEDAPEREDKERTA
- a CDS encoding aspartate aminotransferase family protein, with protein sequence MGNSITVSKDSSKTAYDHLWMHFTRMSSYQNAPVPTIVRGEGTYIYDDKGKRYLDGLAGLFVVQAGHGRTELAEAAYKQAQDLAFFPIWSYAHPKAVELAERLAQYAPGDLNKVFFTTGGGEAVETAWKLAKQYHKLTGNHTKYKVISRAVAYHGTPQGALSITGLPALKAPFEPLVPGAHKVPNTNIYRAPIHGDDPEAFGRWAADQIEQEILFEGPETVAAVFLEPVQNAGGCFPPPPGYFQRVREICDQYDVLLVSDEVICAFGRLGTMFACDKFGYVPDIITCAKGMTSGYSPIGAAIISDRLAEPFYKGDNTFMHGFTFGGHPVSAAVGLANLDILESEGLNQHVLDNEGAFLRTLQKLHDLPIVGDVRGNGYFYGIELVKDKATKETFNDEETERVLYGFLSKALFENGLYCRADDRGDPVVQLAPPLISDQSTFDEIEQILRAVLAEAWTKL
- a CDS encoding pyridoxal phosphate-dependent decarboxylase family protein → MMDTNPRLTLDPVQMTALGDDAVRAVVDHYISLPDRPIGATSTATELGDILHEPLPAQGDDPHKVLDVVRERVLSQIVAQDHPRYFATVPSASNFVAVVADTLASGFNVFAGNWAEGSGPAAVELAALRWLREMCGLPEGGGLFTTGGSMANLTALATARYNRLGDRGLARGTLYVTEQSHSCFIRSARILGMEPEQLRMVPTREDLTMDVAALREMLRADRAEGWRPFCVVANVGTTRTAAVDPLPELARVCREEEIWLHGDGAFGAAAAIIPEGRRALSGIEELDSLSIDPHKWWFQPFEIGGLLVKDARTLRDTYRVVPDYLADLDADENEINFYDHGIQLTRSFRALKLWMSLKTFGADSFRAAVDGAFRRAERLAGRIVAEPGWRVETGPQLATLTFRYTGGSPGGEGGTEALNEVNRAIADHTMASNRIGLHTTAVHGRTVLRICMINPRTTAQDEDALLDVLREAVRAVVPAERQGA
- a CDS encoding gamma-aminobutyraldehyde dehydrogenase produces the protein MTTELRRLRNYIDGEFRDAADGRTTEVVDPATGETYATAALSGAADVDAAMAAAEAAFPAWRDATPGARQLALLKIADALEARSDELLAVECKDTGKPLELTRQEELPMMLDQIRFFAGAARMLEGKSAGEYMDGLTSFVRREPIGVCAQVAPWNYPMMMAVWKFAPALAAGNTVVLKPSDTTPASAVFMAEVIGEILPKGVFNVVCGDRDTGRLMVEHKTPAMASITGSVRAGMEVAGSAAKDVKRVHLELGGKAPVVVFDDADIATAVEGIRDAGFFNAGQDCTAATRVLVQEGLHDEFVAALAKAAGEVKTGDPGDEDCFYGALNNPVHLEKVQGFIDRLPAHAKVETGGERVGDKGYFFAPTVVSGLKQDDEIIQNEVFGPVITVQKFTDEAQAVDWSNDIEYALSSSVWTKDHGRAMRMSKKLDFGCVWINTHIPLVAEMPHGGYKKSGYGKDLSAYGFEDYTRIKHVMTSLGA
- a CDS encoding GNAT family N-acetyltransferase, with the translated sequence MTTHVDIRDAQPADRPHILEAVHELLRELTGDQDRQVPGMGTALDKILTPGYPGGGVLVATVPHQPGIVGLLSWSRITALRTGGDYIAIEELWADPRSRSQRVGSLLIEGLRERARKEGLTRLEVGLPRPAFPGSARTQRFYLGQGFRELGPRMTLEVD
- a CDS encoding chorismate mutase, with translation MTPAHGAQPTVADDSAEAELNRLRARLDATDRQVMDVIAQRLCICDEIGEVKRRSGVPMMQPSRIDQVTAAYAEHATERELSGEFGRELARLLIAEACRRETDIIDRPDGPDGPDGPGGTPR
- a CDS encoding Lrp/AsnC family transcriptional regulator, which codes for MARDSKARDLKSVNGTSSIDAVSLAIIEQLQEDGRRPYAAIGKAVGLSEAAVRQRVQKLLDQGAMQIVAVTDPLTVGFMRQAMVGINVEGDLEPVADALAEIEEVDYVVITAGSFDLIVEIVCEDDAHLLEMINRRIRTLPGVRSTESFVYLKLRKQTYTWGTR